In Methanofastidiosum sp., the genomic stretch CCTCAGAAGAGTACATAATTAAACCGGAAGGTTTTGTCATCCCATTTGATTCTCAGAATATACACGGAATATCAAATGAGCGAGCCCATATGGAAGGAAAAGAACTGATATATGTCTTGAACAGATTCTCTGAATTTTTGAACAGATCAAATTACCTAGTTGCCCATAACATCGATTTTGATTTCAATGTGATAGGGGCAGAGCTTGTTAGAAAAGGCATTAACACTAGATTAAACTCCATCAATAGATTCTGCACGATGGTTGGCACAACGGAATATTGCCAGATCCCAGGTGGCCAGTATGAGTTTAAGTGGCCAAGTCTTTTTGAACTTTATTACACCTTATTTAATCAAACTTTTGAAGAAAAGCATGATGCCCTTTATGATGTAAAAATTTGCAGAGAGTGCTTCTTTGAGTTAAAGAAAAGAGGAATTATATAAAGTTACTATTTTGAAAAAGAAAAAATATTTGAGTTTAAGGAACAACAGTTACTCTGACGCTTGCGTATTTGGCCACATCTTCTGCAACGTGGCCCATTGTAAGTCTCTTAATTCCAGTTAATCCTGTTTTCCCAATGATTATATGATTGCAACATTTTTCATCTTCGGCTGTTTGTATTATGGTGTCGACAACCTTTCCAAGTTTCATGTCTGTCTTGACTTTCACGCCTTGTTTTTCTGCATACTTTGACATCTCTTTTAGAATATTGCTGCCTCTTTTGCATAGTGGGTCGTCCATCATGCAACTCAGCTGCTCTTCAAAGAATGGGGAGTACCTCTTTATGTCGTCTGTTCCTTTTATTTTATCTTCCCATTCAGGAAGAAATCTGTCCATAGCTTCATAGGATAGCTTTAATTTATCTACATCTACTACATGGAGCAGCATTACACATGCTCCAGTTTTGCCTGCTACCCATGCTGCATACTCTACAGCTTTTTCTGAAGCTTTAGATCCATCTACTGGGACCAATATTCTTCTTATCAATTCAGTCATTTTCTCACCGGATATTATAGAATATTTATCTATTTAAATGTATCGATTTTTAATAATTATTTGAATTTAAAATATTTCTTATATACTGGATATAAATAATAACATTTTTTTATCTAGAAATTATGGTAAGATAAGTAAAGCTTGAAAAGAACAAAAACGAATAATATTAGAGACTTTATCTCGATGACCTTAAAGGTCCTTTAAATTTAAATACCCTAAAATTCTCTCTAAAACTGGAAGATAAAATGGAAGATGAACAATTAGAGATGTACAGGAACCCAACAAAAAAAGAAATTGAAAAACTTGAAAATGCAAAGCCTGGTGACACAATCTCTTTTGGGGATGAAGTGGAGCACTATGAGCCCAGATGGCTCAAAGAAGATGAAACACCGTTTGGCGCCGTTCTATTTGACACAAGAGAATATGCAATTAATATGAGGTCTCACACAACGAATAAGGATATCTTAGAAAAATATATCGCCATGCAGGCCTCAGACGGGAAAGAATACCTAAAGGATAATTTTGAAAATGGTGTCAAGATAAAGTGCAATGTTGATTTTCCCTTTCCGGATGCTTCCCTCCCTGATGGAATACTTTTTAGATCAGAGGCTATGGAAGAAAAGTGGAACATCTACAAGTATGACGGCCACATATTTTTTGTAAGGAGCTGGACTGGTGAACTTAGATACATTGCAGACTACGAAGAAACAGAAGAAGGTTTTCTAGTAAAGGAAATCGCCATGGGCAAAGATGCATTCCATGAAGATAAAATCGGCTTTTATGTGAATGAAGTCCACTTTCTAATTGTAAGCCATGCACTCGGGTATTTGATCCCGCACCCCCTCCCACATGACATTCAGGATAAGCCTGAAGAAATACTAAAGTTTTCATTTGGGGAGTTCGGGAACAGAGGATACTTTGGGTATTTCTCATTAGAATGATTGCCATAAAATCTACACCAACAGCAAAAGGCATAACATTAAATACTTTTCTCTCAAATAATTAATGTTTCTTATGCCTCAAGAATCTGTCCTGCCAACGAAGGAACAGGTCTATAAGATCCTGGAATATCTCCCCTACTTTGAAGACAAGGAAAACGGCTTCTTTGAATTTTTCCCCAATAGGGAAATAAAGCCTAGCATCATACACCGTCCGTACTATACATACTCCAGCGTTGTCAGTGATTTCATAAAGTGTCTAGAGGATCACAAATTCTTAGTCGCCCCATACGACCACAAATGCGTCAGAAAGTACTTTAGTCTTCTAAAAGGGGAATTGGATTTTTCTGATCTAAATATGCTTGATATCAGAAACATATTTTCATTTGTATTGAATGCAGAATACTTCTGCGAAGGTCAGATCGCAAGGGCGATTGACAAAGATATTTTCCGAAAGATGCTCCAGAGGCTAAACGAGATAATTGAGGAAATACAAATTTCCTCTGATTAATCATTAAAATGGCCTTGCGTGTTCTGATACAAGACCCAGATTACTATCATCTCGTAAACTCCCCGATTTATATCTGGGCCTTTATATCAAATATTCTTTATGGTTTCCATATTTTAAATAAATCTAAATTTTCAAAATCTTTATCGTTAGTTGCTATATTTGTAATTTTGTATTCCTTGCATGTAGCTGCATGTATTGCATCTGAAAATAATAGTTTAGAAGAAAAAGACAATGCAATTTGTAATGTTTCAGGAGCGATATTTGCTATTTTCAAATTATTAAAAGCCATTATGTCTTCAATTGTTTTTCTCGGTGTATTCACTTCTTGTAAGACTTCAGACTTGTTTTTTATGTAACTTGGAACATCTAGCGGGGCAATATTATACTTCTCCGATATTTCCATTATGAGTATCTTATGATAGATTTCATCCAATACTATCCCGTTAATTATTCCATTTATCTCCATTTTCATAAGTTTAAAAAGAAAATTCTTAGTTTTTTCCTTTAGCGGATGGGAGTGGGAGTTTGAATAAATAAAAATATTTGAATCAATGAAAATTTCTCCAGAAGTAAAATTTACTAATCTCTGAAACATTAATCCACCAAAAGATCTATGTCTAGATCTACTACTTCATCAATTATTTTATTAGATGCATTTATAGATTGCCTAAAGAGTTCCTTATTTTTTGTCTTATACTTGGGGGTTTTAATCTCTAAAATAACTTCCCCATCTTCAATCCCTAGTTTAGAGATATCCTCAAGTGGTTTTAGTACTCCTTTTTCTACTTTTGCATGAACAATAATTGACATATGAACTAACTATACAAGTTAATATAAATAGTTTATGTATCTATTTTCAAAATTGATGTTAAAAGTATTGGCTCCTATCTAAATATTTTCCCCAATATGTAATATATTTTTGACAAAATCGAAACCTTTATAAATAAAATGTAATATATTTTTTACATATTGGAGGTATGTAAAATGACGAGCAAAAAAGTTGTGACAAAGAAAGGTATGATTTACAGGATCATCTTCATAGCAGTTTTGATGATTTCGGGAATGCTATTAAATTTCTACAATATTGGGGAAAACGAGTTATTTGGGTATTCCACTGTTGGGAATTACCTCATCTTCATAGGATTTGTTATGATCCTTGCAACTGCAATGATCTACTTCACAAAGCGAGAAAAGATTGTTGACGAAAGGATAGAGATGTTAAGGTATAAGGCCGGGACAATGACCTTTATGGTCTTTATCTTCGTTGCTTTTGCCATAATAATCCTTGATGGCATACAGCCGATTACGATGAGATACTCGCTATTCATAAGCTACATGGTATGTGCAATACTTGTCTTCTATGTCATTGCATACAAAGTCTTAGATAGGAAGTATTAAAGTTAAAATGAGGACTATATGAAAACAAAGATCAAGGAATTCCGAAAAGAGCAAAAGATTACCCAAGAAGAGCTTGCGGCGATTGTAGATGTAACAAGGCAAACCATTAACTCTCTGGAGCAGGGGAGGTATAATCCATCGCTAGAGCTTGCCTATAAGATTACCAAAGCACTTAACAAAGATAAAATAGAAGATGTATTCATAATGGAATAAAGAGTATTAAAGTTTATAAAAACTCTAAAAAATCTTCTTTTTCTATTTCTGCTTCCTTTAAAATTTTTCTTAGAAGGCCTTTTCCAATCTCTTTGTCATGAATAGGAACGATTACAATTTTTCCTTTGGCATTACCTAATATTAAATGACTCCCTTTTTGTCTTATTTGTCTGAATCCAAACTTTTCTAAAATTTTAATAATTTTTTCAGGATTTAAAGGTATTAGTTTTTCAGACATTTACTTCGACTCTCTGAATGCCCAAAAATTTAATATCCTCTTTTTGTTCTTCCTTGACTTCTAAGTAAAGTTCTATAGCTTCTTTAATCCTAATCAAAAGCTCGTCTATTGATCTGGCTTGAGTATGGCATCCAGGGAGTAGTGGTACACTTCCAACATAATACCCATCTTCGTCCATCTCTATTACTACATCATAAGTTTTTCCCATGATATCATATTTTTATGATGACAACATGTATTTAAGATTAATGAACCACTTATTTGGCAAAATAATTACTCCATAAACTGGTCTAGTGTTTTATCTATACCCCTCTCATCGACTATGTGCTCTATTATTATATCATAGCTATTTTCCAAGATTATTTTTTCTAGGTCTTCAGAGATAAATCTCCTGTGACAGTTATTATAGTCTCTCTCGCTGCACATTAGCGCAACGGTCTTGTTTGACATCAATATTTCTCTCAGAAGCTGATGCAGTGCATCGATGTACTTTTGAGTTCTGCGATAGTTATCAAAGCCTTCAGGATGAAGACCACCAAGTATATCGCCCCTGTAGAGATATTCTATATCGTTTCCTTTTAGAAATCTGAAGAGATTTTCTTTGTTGTAGTCAGGGACATATTTGCTCGTTGGATAGGTCCTTATATCTATCAAGAGCTCAATATTGAATTTTTTCAAGATGAAAATAAAATCAGAGATCTTTCTATTACTATGGCCTATAGTATAGATAACTAATAGGTCTCTAGCTACTTTTCCTCCAAATAGTATCTTTGATCCTCCGATTTCACCCTTCTCTTCAAGTATTTTAATATCCACGTAATACTATTAAGAATGATTGTATATATTTTTATGCATTTTGAAAATATTTATCTGAGTTGCATATGCTTATATATTTAGAATGAAAGTACTCTACGATGAAAACTCTTAATAAGGTTCTGATTATATTTGCAGTTTTCGGGGTATTGATTAGTGCAGGGTGTCTTGGGTCAACTCAAACTGGGACAACAAAAACTGCAGAGTCATATTACACTGCAGGCGAGCTACTTTTCAATCAGGCGAGATATAAAGAGGCAATAATAATGTTTGATTCTGCTTTGGAGATTAATCCAAATTTTAAAGAAGCTTGGGCCTACAAAGGCGTGTGCCATGACCAACTTGGCGAATACCCTGATGCCATTAAATCCTATGACAAGGCGATTACATTGGATCCAAATGACCCTCTTCCCTGGTACAATAAAGGTGTGATACTTGGAGGCCAGGGCCACTACCTTGATGCAATCACCTGTTTTGACAAAGTTATCTCCATAGATCCAAAGGATGCAGGGGCATGGTATAACAAAGGTGTTGCACTTCAACTTCTTGGTAGACCTTCTGAAGCTCAGGTGTGCTTCAATGAAGCCAAAAGACTAGATCCTTCTCTAACATAATTTATTTTTCCATGTTTTACCTGATTCTTTACATATTCCTAAATATAGGTAAAGCTATCGTTAAATTTACCGGAGATTTGATTAAATGATGGA encodes the following:
- a CDS encoding type II toxin-antitoxin system HicA family toxin, which encodes MSEKLIPLNPEKIIKILEKFGFRQIRQKGSHLILGNAKGKIVIVPIHDKEIGKGLLRKILKEAEIEKEDFLEFL
- a CDS encoding universal stress protein encodes the protein MTELIRRILVPVDGSKASEKAVEYAAWVAGKTGACVMLLHVVDVDKLKLSYEAMDRFLPEWEDKIKGTDDIKRYSPFFEEQLSCMMDDPLCKRGSNILKEMSKYAEKQGVKVKTDMKLGKVVDTIIQTAEDEKCCNHIIIGKTGLTGIKRLTMGHVAEDVAKYASVRVTVVP
- a CDS encoding DUF104 domain-containing protein; translated protein: MSIIVHAKVEKGVLKPLEDISKLGIEDGEVILEIKTPKYKTKNKELFRQSINASNKIIDEVVDLDIDLLVD
- a CDS encoding type II toxin-antitoxin system VapC family toxin, translated to MFQRLVNFTSGEIFIDSNIFIYSNSHSHPLKEKTKNFLFKLMKMEINGIINGIVLDEIYHKILIMEISEKYNIAPLDVPSYIKNKSEVLQEVNTPRKTIEDIMAFNNLKIANIAPETLQIALSFSSKLLFSDAIHAATCKEYKITNIATNDKDFENLDLFKIWKP
- a CDS encoding tetratricopeptide repeat protein; translated protein: MKTLNKVLIIFAVFGVLISAGCLGSTQTGTTKTAESYYTAGELLFNQARYKEAIIMFDSALEINPNFKEAWAYKGVCHDQLGEYPDAIKSYDKAITLDPNDPLPWYNKGVILGGQGHYLDAITCFDKVISIDPKDAGAWYNKGVALQLLGRPSEAQVCFNEAKRLDPSLT
- a CDS encoding 3'-5' exonuclease, with amino-acid sequence MTYLFIDTETTGLPRKRYAPYTDTNNWPRLVQIAWLYCDQNGEILSSEEYIIKPEGFVIPFDSQNIHGISNERAHMEGKELIYVLNRFSEFLNRSNYLVAHNIDFDFNVIGAELVRKGINTRLNSINRFCTMVGTTEYCQIPGGQYEFKWPSLFELYYTLFNQTFEEKHDALYDVKICRECFFELKKRGII
- a CDS encoding DUF488 domain-containing protein, with amino-acid sequence MDIKILEEKGEIGGSKILFGGKVARDLLVIYTIGHSNRKISDFIFILKKFNIELLIDIRTYPTSKYVPDYNKENLFRFLKGNDIEYLYRGDILGGLHPEGFDNYRRTQKYIDALHQLLREILMSNKTVALMCSERDYNNCHRRFISEDLEKIILENSYDIIIEHIVDERGIDKTLDQFME
- a CDS encoding helix-turn-helix transcriptional regulator; the encoded protein is MKTKIKEFRKEQKITQEELAAIVDVTRQTINSLEQGRYNPSLELAYKITKALNKDKIEDVFIME
- a CDS encoding type II toxin-antitoxin system HicB family antitoxin, with the translated sequence MGKTYDVVIEMDEDGYYVGSVPLLPGCHTQARSIDELLIRIKEAIELYLEVKEEQKEDIKFLGIQRVEVNV